One Thermodesulfobacteriota bacterium DNA segment encodes these proteins:
- the yidC gene encoding membrane protein insertase YidC — protein sequence MGDNKLNYVIFLILSIAIIFGYSYFFTKPQPPNPEVQSRSGVTSPAPGGSPTPRAEVFDGSVPPQSVQLEPVGRVITIDTPLYTGTIDTSGARIFKWDLKKYKDSTSADSGPVDLFKGAPLGFSTLLRLDGYNIPQYIPFEFGGPDKVIVNDGTKEITFSWTSPEGIVVRKIYEIDAASYTLKQRFEVTNPTPASLREKLDIVWDGHIEHHDRGGNTMSFVALVSSDLERVDKKPKSENRYSGVVEWFGYSQKYFITTFLPETGADTTLSVDGLPEEGLVRAVYSYPEDTIPAAKTSARSWEVYLGPLEYDIVKAVGYNLQESVNYGWVEFLAKPLLDFLKWLNGYFHNYGVSIIVITIIIRLVFLPLTIKSMISMKKTQFQMEKLKPRMDAIKEKFKDDKAKQNAEIMKLYTSSGVNPLASLGGCFPLLIQLPVFIALYDVLLHSIDLRHSSFLWIQDLSEPETLFDIPGIGIPFRILPLLMGVSWFISQKMTPMTPAAGGENMQLQMKMMQFMPIIFTVMFWGLPSGLILYWTVSNILSIFQQMYVNHKVSNLQGVS from the coding sequence ATGGGCGACAACAAGCTTAATTACGTAATATTCCTTATATTATCCATAGCGATTATCTTCGGTTATTCGTACTTTTTCACGAAGCCCCAGCCTCCGAATCCCGAAGTGCAGTCCCGGAGCGGCGTGACGTCTCCGGCCCCGGGCGGGAGCCCCACGCCCCGGGCGGAGGTATTCGATGGGAGCGTCCCCCCGCAGTCCGTCCAGCTCGAGCCGGTCGGCAGGGTTATAACTATAGACACGCCCCTTTACACCGGAACTATAGACACGTCCGGCGCCCGCATATTCAAATGGGATCTCAAGAAATACAAAGACAGCACTAGCGCCGACTCCGGCCCCGTCGATCTCTTCAAGGGCGCGCCGCTCGGTTTCAGCACCCTCCTCAGGCTCGACGGCTACAACATTCCGCAGTACATTCCCTTCGAGTTCGGCGGCCCCGACAAGGTCATCGTTAACGACGGCACGAAGGAGATTACGTTTTCCTGGACTTCTCCCGAGGGCATCGTCGTAAGGAAGATTTACGAAATAGACGCCGCCTCATACACCCTGAAGCAGAGGTTCGAAGTAACGAACCCCACTCCGGCTTCCCTCCGCGAGAAACTCGACATCGTATGGGACGGGCACATAGAGCACCACGACAGGGGAGGGAACACGATGAGCTTCGTCGCTCTCGTGTCGAGCGACCTCGAAAGGGTGGACAAGAAGCCCAAGTCCGAAAACCGGTACTCAGGTGTCGTGGAGTGGTTCGGCTATTCCCAGAAATATTTTATAACGACGTTCCTGCCCGAAACCGGGGCCGACACCACGCTGTCCGTCGACGGGCTCCCCGAGGAAGGCCTCGTAAGGGCCGTTTACAGCTACCCCGAAGACACGATACCGGCCGCCAAAACGTCGGCCAGGAGCTGGGAGGTCTATCTCGGCCCGCTCGAGTACGACATAGTAAAGGCCGTCGGCTACAACCTTCAGGAATCGGTAAATTACGGATGGGTCGAGTTTCTTGCAAAGCCCCTCCTCGACTTCCTCAAATGGCTTAACGGCTACTTTCATAATTACGGCGTCTCCATCATCGTCATCACGATTATCATAAGGCTCGTCTTTCTCCCGCTCACGATAAAGAGCATGATATCGATGAAGAAGACGCAGTTCCAGATGGAAAAGCTCAAGCCCAGGATGGACGCCATCAAGGAAAAATTCAAGGACGACAAGGCGAAGCAGAATGCGGAAATAATGAAGCTCTACACGAGCAGCGGCGTAAACCCCCTAGCCAGTCTCGGCGGATGTTTCCCGCTCCTTATCCAGCTTCCGGTCTTCATAGCGCTCTACGACGTTCTCCTTCACTCGATAGACCTCAGGCACAGCTCGTTCCTCTGGATTCAGGACCTTTCCGAGCCTGAAACACTGTTCGACATACCGGGCATAGGGATTCCGTTCAGGATACTCCCGCTGCTCATGGGGGTATCGTGGTTCATATCCCAGAAAATGACGCCCATGACGCCGGCTGCGGGCGGCGAAAACATGCAGCTCCAGATGAAAATGATGCAATTTATGCCTATAATTTTCACTGTGATGTTCTGGGGCCTGCCGTCGGGCCTGATACTCTACTGGACTGTGAGCAATATACTCTCCATATTCCAGCAGATGTACGTGAACCACAAGGTCAGCAATTTGCAAGGAGTATCCTAA
- a CDS encoding Jag N-terminal domain-containing protein — MAISIEKEGKTVSDATISACEALGVARSEIEVEVLDEGSKGVFGIGSRNARVRVTLKNQNLSDKGLKSKKALEDILGYLIPTFQVGLRENQDRIRLEIRDTNDKGLLIGRRGEMIKSLEYLVGKIAARDCETGKEKRVSIDIDGYKSKKDNKITDLVRETIHKVRKTKKPVSLGPLSAADRRTAYLTLKRERGVSYETKVENDEKTIIITPSSKG, encoded by the coding sequence ATGGCAATTAGTATAGAGAAAGAAGGCAAGACAGTATCCGACGCCACCATAAGCGCCTGCGAGGCCCTCGGCGTCGCCAGGAGCGAAATAGAAGTCGAAGTCCTCGACGAAGGCTCCAAGGGCGTCTTCGGCATAGGCAGCCGGAACGCCAGGGTCAGGGTCACATTAAAAAATCAGAACCTGAGCGACAAGGGCCTTAAATCCAAAAAAGCCCTCGAAGATATTCTCGGTTATCTCATCCCGACGTTCCAGGTGGGCCTCCGCGAGAATCAGGACAGGATAAGGCTCGAAATCCGCGACACGAACGACAAGGGCCTTCTCATCGGCAGAAGGGGCGAGATGATAAAATCCCTCGAATATCTCGTGGGCAAAATAGCCGCCAGGGACTGCGAAACCGGCAAGGAAAAGAGGGTCTCCATAGACATCGACGGTTACAAGAGCAAGAAGGACAACAAGATAACGGATCTCGTCAGGGAAACGATACACAAGGTAAGAAAGACCAAAAAGCCCGTATCCCTGGGTCCGCTGTCGGCGGCCGATAGAAGGACGGCCTATCTTACGCTCAAAAGAGAAAGAGGCGTCAGCTACGAGACAAAAGTCGAGAACGATGAAAAAACCATCATAATCACGCCGTCATCCAAGGGCTGA
- a CDS encoding zf-TFIIB domain-containing protein produces the protein MSDKHSKPEEEYFAKEEAEKAKRLKEKLREETEAEERERIKAACYMKCPKCGGQLHEVTFRGVSIDRCSSCGGVWLDAGELEKLAGEEDKSVITDILGFFSGKK, from the coding sequence ATGAGCGACAAGCATAGCAAACCCGAAGAAGAATATTTCGCCAAGGAAGAAGCGGAAAAAGCCAAAAGGCTAAAGGAAAAGCTCAGGGAAGAGACCGAAGCCGAAGAGAGGGAGCGCATAAAGGCGGCGTGCTACATGAAATGCCCGAAGTGCGGGGGGCAGCTCCACGAGGTCACTTTCCGCGGCGTCAGCATAGACCGCTGCAGCTCCTGCGGGGGCGTATGGCTCGACGCGGGCGAGCTCGAAAAACTGGCGGGCGAAGAGGACAAGAGCGTTATAACCGACATCCTCGGATTCTTCAGCGGAAAGAAATAA
- the tadA gene encoding tRNA adenosine(34) deaminase TadA — MISKKDEQLMRLALAEAEEAGRMGEVPVGAVVVDGSGRILSTGRNMRESSQNPTDHAEIIAIREASRALGSWRLEGTAIYVTLEPCMMCMGAIINARIERLVFGARDPKAGAVASVMNPADYESLNHRVEWREGVLEEECSSLLRGFFKMLRARDT, encoded by the coding sequence ATGATATCGAAAAAAGACGAACAGCTCATGCGTCTGGCCCTCGCGGAAGCAGAGGAAGCCGGGCGCATGGGCGAAGTTCCGGTAGGCGCTGTAGTCGTCGACGGCTCGGGGAGAATCCTCTCCACCGGGCGAAACATGAGGGAATCCTCCCAGAACCCCACGGATCACGCAGAGATAATTGCAATACGGGAAGCCTCGCGCGCCCTCGGAAGCTGGAGGCTCGAGGGAACGGCCATCTACGTTACGCTGGAGCCGTGCATGATGTGCATGGGGGCGATTATAAACGCGAGGATAGAACGGCTGGTTTTCGGGGCAAGGGACCCCAAGGCAGGGGCGGTCGCGTCGGTGATGAACCCGGCTGATTACGAGAGCTTAAACCACAGGGTGGAATGGCGCGAGGGCGTCCTGGAGGAGGAGTGCTCTTCCCTCCTCCGCGGGTTTTTCAAGATGCTTAGAGCCAGGGATACGTGA
- a CDS encoding AMP-binding protein gives MLLLFKPRDAMYLGEGTLPFGKFEDTSEWQPITKCLEAGAERFPEKTMFRVGSPEGEITESYTYKETNEWANRVANGLKDEFGVKKGDKVGMYMLNCSEYVVSIIAIHKTGAVQVPINKDEKGERLAYVINYSEMKALVIDPGSVPYIEEIGKDLKGLEVIFMTGDAAAVPAEIGGIKTLPFSTFDKFPSDNTGVEVTTQDMERCMFTSGTTGMPKGVARNHGGVVLTVRSYLQQQGIRSGDVLMSILSLGHANAQVMCLFSAMGAGATAVFFPRFSASSFWKWAAGCGATSINMLGAVAEYLWAAEPSEWDKKHKVRIMLGSPAPRNLPEFQERFGVRVIDGYGSTEMGMVLWKDPEDHRPGSSGFPMEGYYVELRDPADPSQVMRPFWDPYENPVPPDEAKGLLYIKPLIPHTTLNEYFKDERRTREAFDDDGFFNSDDLFARGIDGRYYFVGRFSRIRVSGENVDPIAVQDVAMQYEAIQEAVAVGIRLPNVSDDEIKLNVTLKQGAAFDPVEFSKWMAEKVMVAMVPRFIEVYEDGFPVTATQKIKVAEIKEITDKTWDRQKAGLKFSARK, from the coding sequence ATGCTTTTATTGTTTAAACCCCGAGATGCGATGTACCTCGGCGAGGGTACCCTGCCCTTCGGAAAATTCGAGGATACGTCCGAATGGCAGCCTATAACCAAATGCCTCGAAGCAGGGGCCGAACGTTTCCCGGAAAAGACCATGTTCAGGGTCGGCAGCCCCGAGGGAGAGATAACGGAAAGTTATACCTATAAAGAGACGAACGAATGGGCCAACAGGGTGGCTAACGGTCTCAAGGACGAGTTCGGCGTGAAGAAGGGCGACAAGGTCGGCATGTACATGCTGAACTGCTCCGAATACGTGGTATCCATCATCGCAATACACAAAACCGGCGCCGTACAGGTTCCGATAAACAAGGACGAAAAGGGCGAAAGGCTCGCATACGTTATTAATTATTCCGAGATGAAAGCGCTGGTAATAGACCCGGGCAGCGTACCGTACATCGAGGAGATAGGGAAGGATTTAAAGGGCCTCGAGGTAATATTCATGACCGGCGACGCGGCGGCCGTGCCGGCGGAGATCGGCGGCATAAAGACGCTCCCCTTCTCGACGTTCGACAAGTTCCCGAGCGACAACACCGGGGTAGAGGTGACGACGCAGGACATGGAAAGATGCATGTTCACGTCGGGAACGACCGGCATGCCCAAGGGCGTCGCGAGAAACCACGGCGGCGTCGTGCTGACGGTGCGCTCGTATCTCCAGCAGCAGGGCATAAGGAGCGGAGACGTTCTCATGAGCATACTGTCGCTCGGGCACGCGAACGCCCAGGTCATGTGCCTCTTCAGCGCAATGGGCGCGGGGGCGACGGCCGTGTTCTTCCCGAGGTTCTCGGCGTCGAGCTTCTGGAAATGGGCGGCGGGCTGCGGAGCGACGTCGATCAACATGCTCGGCGCCGTCGCGGAATACCTGTGGGCGGCGGAGCCTTCGGAGTGGGACAAGAAGCACAAGGTAAGAATAATGCTGGGCTCTCCCGCGCCGAGGAACCTCCCGGAGTTTCAGGAGAGGTTCGGCGTCAGGGTTATAGACGGATACGGCTCGACCGAGATGGGAATGGTGCTCTGGAAGGACCCTGAGGACCACCGCCCGGGCTCCTCGGGGTTCCCGATGGAGGGGTATTACGTAGAGCTCAGGGACCCGGCCGATCCGTCGCAGGTGATGAGGCCGTTCTGGGACCCGTACGAGAATCCGGTTCCGCCGGACGAGGCCAAGGGACTCCTTTACATAAAGCCGCTCATACCGCACACCACGCTTAACGAGTACTTCAAGGACGAGAGAAGAACGAGGGAGGCCTTCGACGACGACGGCTTCTTTAATTCGGACGACCTCTTCGCGAGGGGCATCGACGGAAGGTATTACTTCGTCGGAAGGTTCAGCAGGATAAGGGTTTCGGGCGAAAACGTTGACCCGATCGCCGTTCAGGACGTGGCGATGCAGTACGAGGCGATTCAGGAGGCGGTTGCCGTCGGCATAAGGCTCCCGAACGTATCGGACGACGAGATCAAGCTGAACGTGACCCTTAAGCAGGGCGCGGCCTTCGATCCCGTGGAGTTTTCGAAGTGGATGGCCGAGAAGGTCATGGTCGCGATGGTCCCGAGGTTTATAGAGGTCTACGAGGACGGGTTCCCGGTGACGGCGACCCAGAAGATAAAGGTCGCCGAGATAAAGGAAATCACCGACAAGACCTGGGACAGGCAGAAAGCGGGACTTAAATTCAGCGCCAGGAAGTAA
- a CDS encoding AMP-binding protein has protein sequence MLLLFKPRDQKYIGEGDLPFGSYDDTSEWLPITRYLERGASEFPGKTMFRVADRDGNLINTHTYRETNEWANRVANGLIKDYDVRQGDRVGIYMLNSSEYVISIIAIHKAGAVQVPINKDEKGDRLAYIINYSEMKALVVDPESIPMLEEIAKNLGKLEHIFVTGDPNAVPESVGGIKTLPYSVFDKYTGENPGLDVKVSDVERCMFTSGTTGMPKGVSRNHGGVILTVRGYIQQHGVRSGDVLMSVLTLGHANAQVMCLFTAIGAGASAVFYPRFSASNFWKWAAECGATCVNMLGAVSEYLWAAEPSEWDKKHRVRMVLSGPAPKQIKEFQERFNTRVIDGYGSTEMGMALWNDPEDTRPGGSGYPMEGYYLELRDPENTSRVMRPFWDPTESPRPPDEAKGLLFIKPLIPHTTLNEYFKDERRTREAFDDDGFFNSDDLFARGIDGRYYFQGRFSRIRVSGENVDPIAVQDAASLYEGIHEAIAVGIRLPDVSDDEIKLNITLEKGAEFDPVEFSKWMAERNPVFMVPRFIEIYENGFPMTASQKIKVAEIKEITEKTWDRNKAGLKFRAR, from the coding sequence ATGCTGCTTTTATTTAAACCGCGTGACCAGAAATACATAGGAGAGGGAGACCTCCCGTTCGGAAGTTACGACGATACCTCGGAATGGCTTCCCATTACGAGGTACCTGGAACGGGGCGCGTCCGAATTCCCCGGCAAGACCATGTTCCGCGTGGCGGACAGGGACGGGAATCTCATAAATACCCATACTTACAGGGAGACGAACGAATGGGCCAACCGCGTTGCCAACGGCCTCATAAAGGATTATGACGTGAGGCAGGGCGACAGGGTCGGGATATACATGCTTAACTCGTCCGAGTACGTGATTTCCATAATAGCGATACACAAGGCGGGCGCGGTGCAGGTGCCCATAAACAAGGACGAGAAGGGCGACAGGCTCGCGTACATTATAAATTACTCGGAGATGAAGGCTCTCGTCGTAGACCCCGAGAGCATACCGATGCTGGAAGAAATAGCAAAGAATCTGGGCAAGTTAGAGCATATATTCGTCACGGGAGACCCGAACGCGGTTCCGGAGTCCGTGGGCGGGATAAAGACCCTGCCCTATTCCGTTTTCGATAAATATACGGGCGAAAACCCGGGGCTCGACGTGAAGGTGTCGGACGTTGAGAGGTGCATGTTCACGTCGGGAACGACGGGCATGCCGAAGGGCGTATCGAGAAACCACGGCGGGGTTATATTGACCGTCAGGGGATACATACAGCAGCACGGCGTAAGGAGCGGGGACGTGCTGATGAGCGTTCTTACGCTCGGGCACGCGAACGCCCAGGTTATGTGCCTGTTCACCGCCATCGGCGCGGGCGCGTCGGCCGTATTCTACCCACGCTTCTCGGCGTCGAACTTCTGGAAGTGGGCGGCCGAATGCGGGGCCACCTGCGTTAACATGCTGGGCGCTGTTTCGGAGTATCTCTGGGCGGCCGAGCCGAGCGAGTGGGACAAGAAGCACAGGGTAAGGATGGTTCTCTCGGGACCGGCGCCGAAGCAGATTAAGGAGTTCCAGGAGCGCTTCAACACGCGCGTCATAGACGGATACGGCTCGACGGAGATGGGTATGGCGCTCTGGAACGACCCCGAGGACACGCGCCCCGGAGGCTCCGGATACCCGATGGAGGGTTATTACCTCGAGCTCAGGGACCCCGAGAACACGAGCAGGGTCATGAGACCGTTCTGGGACCCGACCGAATCGCCGAGACCGCCCGACGAAGCGAAGGGGCTCCTTTTTATTAAACCGCTTATTCCGCACACTACCCTTAACGAGTACTTCAAGGACGAGAGGAGAACGAGGGAGGCCTTCGACGACGACGGTTTCTTTAACTCGGACGACCTCTTCGCGAGGGGTATCGACGGAAGGTATTACTTCCAGGGGAGGTTCAGCAGGATAAGGGTTTCGGGGGAGAACGTCGATCCCATAGCCGTTCAGGACGCGGCCTCGCTCTATGAGGGTATACACGAGGCGATAGCCGTCGGCATAAGGCTGCCCGACGTATCGGATGACGAGATAAAGCTGAACATAACCCTCGAAAAGGGGGCAGAGTTCGACCCTGTAGAATTTTCGAAGTGGATGGCGGAGCGAAACCCCGTGTTCATGGTGCCGAGGTTTATAGAAATCTACGAAAACGGGTTCCCCATGACGGCGTCACAGAAGATAAAGGTCGCCGAGATTAAAGAGATAACGGAAAAGACGTGGGACAGAAACAAGGCGGGGTTAAAGTTCAGGGCGAGGTAG
- a CDS encoding aminodeoxychorismate/anthranilate synthase component II, whose product MILMIDNYDSFTYNLVHYLSELGEEVTVARNDKISLEDVGRMSPEIIVVSPGPCTPREAGISVDVIREFAGRTPILGVCLGHQSMAYAYGAEIVRAGRLLHGKTSPIRHDEKGIYKDIPNPFEATRYHSLLIEEGTLPDGFEVSAWTDEGEIMGIRHKEHLMEGVQYHPESILTRHGKDILRNFIDLARERAGG is encoded by the coding sequence ATGATACTGATGATAGACAACTACGATTCCTTCACCTATAACCTGGTCCATTATCTTTCAGAGCTCGGAGAGGAGGTTACCGTAGCCAGAAACGACAAGATAAGCCTCGAGGACGTGGGAAGGATGAGCCCCGAGATAATAGTCGTTTCGCCCGGGCCGTGCACGCCAAGGGAGGCCGGGATTTCGGTGGATGTGATAAGGGAGTTCGCCGGGAGGACGCCGATACTGGGCGTTTGCCTCGGGCACCAGTCGATGGCGTACGCCTACGGGGCGGAGATAGTGCGCGCCGGAAGGCTCCTACACGGGAAGACGTCGCCCATAAGGCACGACGAGAAGGGCATATATAAGGATATACCGAACCCGTTCGAGGCGACGAGATACCATTCGCTCCTTATAGAGGAGGGAACGCTCCCGGACGGCTTCGAGGTTTCGGCGTGGACAGACGAAGGGGAGATAATGGGGATAAGGCATAAAGAGCACCTGATGGAAGGGGTGCAGTATCATCCTGAATCCATACTCACCAGGCACGGCAAGGACATACTCCGGAATTTCATAGACCTTGCACGGGAAAGAGCCGGGGGCTGA
- the trpE gene encoding anthranilate synthase component I produces MIFPTFEEFRKKLEKGNLVPVWREVLADFDTPVSAFKKIETGDFAFLLESVEGGEKWGRYSFLGAEPSVIIRSRGRDIEIIEDGVTTKESGDPTEALRELLSRYKPVIEEGLPRFHGGAVGYFCYDMVRFFEDLPETGKDELGLWDSLFMITDTVLVFDNVNHKIKIICNAFVPDAGKAGDAYDAALEKIDTIIGRLRKPSGEYYERNGKSEGGTATELVSNFRPEDYRKAVEKTKEYINAGDIIQAVISQRWKTKLDVDEFDLYRALRILNPSPYMFYLKTDSETLVGSSPEVMVRVEDGMVESRPIAGTRPRGKNEAEDSELEDELLADPKERAEHIMLVDLARNDLGRIAETGTVKVDELMIVEKYSHVMHIVSNVIAKLRPDRDALDVIKATFPAGTLSGAPKVRAMEIIEEMEPSRRGAYGGAVGYFSFSGNMDTCITIRTFVIKDGEIYVQAGAGIVADSDPEKEYQETVNKVKALVRAIEVAKSGL; encoded by the coding sequence ATGATTTTCCCGACATTTGAGGAGTTCCGGAAGAAACTCGAAAAGGGCAACCTCGTCCCCGTATGGAGAGAGGTGCTCGCCGATTTCGACACCCCCGTTTCGGCGTTCAAAAAAATAGAGACGGGCGATTTCGCCTTTCTTCTCGAAAGCGTCGAGGGCGGCGAGAAGTGGGGAAGGTACAGCTTTTTAGGGGCGGAGCCTTCGGTGATTATAAGGTCACGCGGACGGGATATCGAGATCATAGAGGACGGCGTAACGACGAAGGAGAGCGGCGACCCGACGGAAGCCCTGAGGGAGCTTCTGTCCCGTTACAAGCCCGTTATCGAGGAAGGACTTCCGAGGTTTCACGGCGGCGCGGTCGGGTATTTCTGCTATGACATGGTGAGGTTCTTCGAGGACCTGCCGGAGACCGGGAAGGACGAGCTCGGGCTCTGGGATTCGCTTTTCATGATAACGGATACGGTGCTCGTGTTCGACAATGTCAACCACAAGATAAAAATCATATGCAACGCGTTCGTGCCCGACGCCGGGAAGGCAGGGGATGCATACGACGCGGCGCTCGAAAAGATAGATACGATCATCGGGAGGCTGAGAAAGCCTTCGGGGGAATATTACGAGAGGAACGGCAAGTCCGAAGGGGGCACGGCGACGGAGCTGGTGTCGAACTTCAGGCCCGAGGACTACAGGAAGGCCGTAGAGAAAACGAAGGAATACATAAACGCGGGCGACATAATACAGGCCGTCATATCACAAAGATGGAAGACGAAGCTGGACGTGGACGAGTTCGACCTCTACCGCGCCCTCAGGATTTTAAACCCCTCGCCGTACATGTTCTACCTGAAAACGGATTCGGAAACGCTCGTAGGATCGTCGCCCGAGGTGATGGTGAGGGTAGAGGACGGGATGGTCGAGAGCAGGCCCATAGCCGGGACGCGGCCCAGGGGAAAGAACGAGGCCGAGGACTCGGAGCTCGAAGACGAGCTCCTGGCCGACCCCAAGGAGCGGGCCGAGCATATAATGCTCGTGGACCTGGCGAGGAACGACCTCGGGAGAATCGCCGAGACGGGCACCGTGAAGGTAGACGAGCTCATGATCGTCGAAAAATATTCGCACGTTATGCATATAGTGTCGAACGTTATCGCGAAACTCCGCCCGGACAGGGACGCGCTCGACGTCATAAAGGCGACGTTCCCGGCGGGGACGCTCTCGGGGGCGCCGAAGGTGCGCGCGATGGAGATAATAGAGGAGATGGAGCCTTCGCGGAGGGGGGCGTACGGCGGCGCGGTGGGGTATTTCAGCTTTTCGGGGAACATGGACACATGCATAACCATAAGGACCTTCGTCATAAAGGACGGCGAGATCTACGTTCAGGCCGGGGCCGGCATTGTGGCGGATTCGGACCCGGAGAAGGAATACCAGGAGACGGTGAACAAGGTGAAGGCGCTCGTGAGGGCGATAGAGGTCGCCAAGTCGGGACTCTGA
- a CDS encoding phosphomannomutase/phosphoglucomutase, with translation MKTINPGIFREYDIRGIVDADLDEGVYETIGKAFGTYVKDHGGKVLSLGRDCRLSSPGYARAMTRGITSTGIDVVDIGMVTTPMLYFSLYNLPVDGGVMITASHNPGEYNGVKLCLGRDSVFGEEIQKIREIADGGEFHTGAGTAAETSIEEKYVEFLKSNVEIKPGLRLAVDYGNGMVGVIGPRVFREFGCDVKELYVTPDGTFPNHHPDPTVEENVAELAETVTREGFRLGIGFDGDGDRVGVIDGDGRIIWGDMLVLVYARDVLSRKKGAEVIGDVKCSNRLFEGIEAAGGKPVMWKTGHSLIKNKMKKDGAALAGEMSGHIFFADKFFGYDDALYAALRLLEIISSTGKTIPRLLEGVPPAVSTPEIRVDCPEAIKFPAVELVRKKLGEKYRVIDIDGARIEFPDGWGLIRASNTQPALVLRFEARSEERVDEIRSIIEQALASAMKELSQAGLERM, from the coding sequence ATGAAAACTATAAACCCCGGCATATTCCGCGAATACGATATTAGAGGCATAGTAGACGCCGACCTCGACGAAGGGGTATACGAGACGATAGGCAAAGCGTTCGGCACGTACGTAAAGGACCACGGCGGAAAGGTCCTGTCCCTCGGCCGCGACTGCCGGCTGAGCTCGCCCGGCTATGCCCGCGCGATGACGAGGGGCATAACCTCTACGGGCATAGACGTCGTGGATATAGGCATGGTAACGACGCCCATGCTCTACTTCTCCCTCTACAACCTCCCCGTAGACGGCGGCGTCATGATAACCGCGAGCCACAACCCCGGGGAATATAACGGCGTAAAGCTCTGCCTCGGCCGGGACTCCGTCTTCGGAGAAGAGATTCAAAAGATAAGGGAAATCGCCGACGGGGGCGAATTCCACACCGGGGCCGGAACGGCGGCCGAAACATCTATAGAAGAAAAGTACGTCGAGTTCTTAAAATCCAACGTCGAGATAAAGCCCGGCCTCCGCCTGGCCGTCGATTACGGGAACGGCATGGTCGGTGTCATAGGCCCCCGTGTGTTCAGGGAGTTCGGCTGCGACGTGAAAGAGCTCTACGTCACCCCCGACGGCACGTTCCCGAACCACCATCCCGACCCGACGGTCGAGGAGAACGTCGCCGAGCTCGCCGAAACGGTCACACGCGAGGGTTTTCGTCTCGGTATCGGTTTCGACGGCGACGGCGACAGGGTAGGGGTCATCGACGGTGATGGCCGAATAATCTGGGGCGACATGCTCGTCCTCGTATACGCGAGGGACGTCCTCTCCCGCAAGAAAGGGGCGGAGGTGATCGGCGACGTCAAATGCTCGAACCGCCTCTTCGAGGGTATCGAGGCGGCGGGCGGAAAGCCCGTAATGTGGAAGACCGGCCACTCCCTCATCAAGAACAAGATGAAGAAGGACGGCGCGGCGCTCGCGGGCGAGATGAGCGGCCATATATTCTTCGCCGACAAGTTCTTCGGGTACGACGACGCCCTATACGCCGCCCTCCGCCTGCTCGAAATAATCTCCTCCACGGGAAAGACGATCCCCCGGCTCCTCGAAGGCGTGCCGCCCGCTGTATCGACTCCGGAAATAAGGGTCGATTGCCCCGAGGCGATAAAATTCCCCGCCGTCGAGCTCGTAAGGAAAAAGCTCGGTGAGAAATACAGGGTAATCGACATAGACGGGGCGCGTATAGAATTCCCCGACGGGTGGGGGCTCATTAGGGCGTCCAACACACAGCCGGCGCTCGTTCTCAGGTTCGAGGCCCGGAGCGAGGAGAGGGTGGACGAGATTCGCTCGATTATCGAGCAGGCGCTCGCTTCGGCCATGAAAGAATTATCTCAGGCGGGATTGGAACGGATGTGA